The uncultured Desulfobulbus sp. genome window below encodes:
- the ppk1 gene encoding polyphosphate kinase 1 — MSEPEVTKEEAPKLITDLESPEWYLNRELTWLAFNRRVLHEGQDERVPLLDRVFFLAVVGSNLDEFFMKRIGGLKQQVGAGVRELSVDGRLPQEQIDACHIEVRDILLQQEELEEELKRHLSRKHIRLVAYADLNPEEKEEAEQYFLDQVYPMLTPQGMDPAHPFPFISNLSINLLVSVRYPDSEHTYMNRIKVPVSEDMPRFLSFGENGHFITLEDLISNNLEVLFPEMVVESCEIFRVTRNAITEPHQEQANDLLQVIESALRERKFAEIVRLEVDKDMEPLHRGMLAAELGVDEFRDVFEVDGIIGKRDLFQIAKLDRPELRYEPHKPLDHPVLLDEDPNIFHVIRKNGSILVQHPYESFNTSVERYLREASTDPKVRAIKMTLYRTAGDSRVIEYLIDAARNGKQVAVVVELKARFDEQANIRWAEYLEEAGIHVTYGVVGLKTHCKVIFVIRKDFNGLRRYAHIGTGNYHSGTARMYSDLGLFTCDSDIGADLTELFNYLTTGYTPMRHYRKLLPSPRMFKKALIKKIEREVRGHTPEQPGLIQLKTNALEDREVIAALYKASQAGVQIDLIIRDTCRLRPGILGLSENIRVISLVGRFLEHARLFYFRNQGDEEYFIGSADLMQRNLESRVEICTPVEAPKLRKQLRQWLDLQLANKRNVWEMQADGSYAQRVSTGRIGTICIHRQLIKQTEKRLAEASRINMKKAMMGKKR; from the coding sequence GTGTCTGAGCCTGAAGTTACAAAAGAAGAAGCTCCCAAGTTGATCACAGACCTGGAATCTCCGGAATGGTACCTGAACCGGGAGTTAACATGGCTTGCGTTTAACCGTCGGGTCCTCCATGAAGGTCAGGATGAGCGAGTACCGCTTCTGGATCGTGTTTTTTTTCTTGCAGTGGTGGGGTCCAATCTGGATGAGTTTTTTATGAAACGTATCGGTGGCCTCAAGCAACAGGTGGGCGCCGGTGTACGTGAACTTTCGGTTGATGGTCGTTTACCCCAAGAGCAGATTGATGCCTGTCATATTGAAGTGCGAGATATTCTGCTGCAGCAGGAAGAACTCGAAGAAGAGTTGAAACGGCATCTCAGTCGTAAACATATTCGTCTCGTAGCTTATGCCGATTTGAATCCTGAGGAAAAAGAAGAGGCTGAACAATATTTTCTTGATCAGGTCTATCCTATGCTCACACCCCAGGGGATGGATCCGGCACACCCTTTCCCCTTTATTTCAAATCTTTCGATCAACCTGCTTGTCAGTGTGCGTTATCCCGATAGTGAACACACCTATATGAACCGTATCAAGGTACCGGTCAGCGAGGATATGCCCCGTTTTCTTTCCTTTGGTGAAAACGGTCATTTCATTACTCTGGAAGACCTGATCTCAAATAACCTTGAAGTTTTATTTCCAGAGATGGTGGTGGAGAGCTGCGAGATTTTTCGAGTAACAAGAAATGCCATTACCGAACCCCATCAGGAGCAGGCAAACGACCTTTTGCAAGTGATTGAGTCGGCCCTGCGTGAACGGAAATTTGCCGAGATTGTGCGCCTGGAAGTAGATAAAGATATGGAACCGCTCCACCGAGGTATGTTGGCTGCAGAGTTAGGTGTAGATGAGTTTCGTGATGTTTTTGAAGTTGATGGAATTATAGGGAAGAGAGATCTGTTTCAGATTGCCAAACTCGACAGGCCTGAACTGCGATACGAACCGCATAAACCCTTGGATCACCCGGTACTGCTCGATGAAGATCCTAATATTTTTCATGTGATCCGTAAAAACGGATCGATTTTAGTTCAGCATCCCTATGAATCGTTTAACACCTCGGTAGAGCGCTATCTGCGTGAGGCTAGTACTGATCCCAAGGTGCGGGCTATCAAAATGACGCTTTATCGAACCGCTGGCGATTCTCGAGTTATTGAATACCTCATTGACGCTGCCCGCAACGGCAAACAGGTTGCTGTGGTTGTTGAGTTGAAAGCCCGCTTTGATGAACAGGCCAATATCCGCTGGGCAGAGTATCTTGAAGAGGCAGGGATCCATGTAACCTACGGTGTTGTCGGACTGAAGACTCACTGTAAGGTTATTTTTGTAATTCGAAAAGATTTTAACGGATTACGCCGGTACGCTCATATCGGTACCGGTAACTACCACTCGGGAACTGCTCGTATGTATAGTGACCTGGGGCTCTTTACCTGTGATAGTGATATTGGAGCGGACCTGACAGAACTCTTTAACTATCTCACCACCGGCTACACTCCCATGCGCCATTACCGCAAGCTGTTACCTTCGCCGCGGATGTTTAAAAAGGCGTTGATTAAAAAAATTGAACGTGAGGTCCGTGGGCATACCCCGGAACAACCAGGCCTTATTCAGCTTAAAACCAACGCTCTGGAAGATCGAGAGGTCATTGCTGCCTTGTATAAGGCTTCACAGGCCGGGGTACAGATCGATCTGATTATTCGGGATACCTGTCGGCTGCGTCCTGGTATTCTCGGCCTCTCTGAAAATATTCGAGTTATTTCTCTAGTGGGGCGCTTTCTTGAGCACGCACGGTTATTTTATTTTCGTAACCAGGGGGATGAGGAGTATTTCATCGGATCAGCCGACCTGATGCAGCGCAACCTTGAGAGTCGGGTTGAGATCTGCACACCAGTGGAGGCGCCTAAACTGCGTAAGCAGTTGCGGCAATGGCTTGATTTACAGCTGGCCAATAAGCGTAATGTATGGGAGATGCAGGCCGATGGCAGTTATGCGCAGCGGGTTTCAACTGGCCGAATCGGCACAATCTGTATCCATCGTCAACTGATCAAACAGACGGAAAAACGATTGGCCGAGGCCAGCAGAATAAATATGAAAAAGGCAATGATGGGTAAAAAACGGTAA